GACCTTGAGGGAGTCGCTGACGCGGTGCCAGTCGACCAGCTCCGACGTCGTGCCCGGACATTCCGGCGTCGTGGCCGCGGCGCGCTGCTCCCCGCCCGACGCCGGCCGCGGAGCCGTCCACGGGCGGTCCGGCTCCTCCACACCGCCGGGTTCCCGGTCCACGGTGGCCGAAGGCACCCACGCGGGCGGTTCCGGCACCGCGTCGACAGCCGCCACCGCCGGTTGACCGGTGGCCGTCAGCAGGGCCGGAAGCAGCAGTGCGGCCACGGCTGCGGTGAACGTGCGCAGCACAGGGCCACGCAGCGAACTGCGTCTCATTATCGGTCTGTCCCCCCTGGTACAGCGCCCTCCTGGCCGAGCACCCCCAAGTGCTCGCGGGCGTCACGTCCGAGCATACGAACGGCACGGACGGGTCCACCACCGCGCGGAACCGCGCTCGACAGCTTCACCCCCATGGCCCAGTCCGTCTTCGGCGAAGCAGATCGCCGTGACCTGCTCACCTTCGGCGTCCAAGGGGGGAAGAGCGACAACGGTGGAGTCTCCCGCCGGCGGGACAGCCCACAGGCACAGGGCGACCGCGCTGCCGCGTCACGGCGACGGCCGGGGTGGGATCGCCTCGTGGACTCGTCCTCGGTGCGGCCGGTGAAGCCCGGCCCGAACCGGACCGGGCCCCGTCGACCGCACTAGGGTGGGCTCCGAGCACCATCCGAGCACCATCCGACCACCTAAGCGCGTGGTGTGTCCCCGACGGTGACGTCGACCAGTGCCAACCCGACGACGTCCACCCGACGGTTGCACGCCGACCGGGCCACAACCACGACAAGTACAGCGTGCTGCACTGGCCCCGGCTGCGGGCCTGGCTCGACGACGACCGCGAGGACATTCGTCTGCGCAACAGGCTTGCCGAGGCCGCGCGCACCTGGTCGGCGTCGTGGCGGGACCTCGGCGCGCTGCTGCGTGGTGTCCAACTCGACGTGGCGGTCCCCTGGCGCGAGCGGGGTGGCTCCTTCAACGCGCTGGAGCAAGAATTCCTCGATGCCGGCATCACCGCAGACCGCGCCGCGCGCGCCGGGCAACTGCGTCGCACGCGCCAACTGCGACGGCTCACTGCGGTGTTCGCCGCCGTGACGCTCGTGCTGGCCGGCACGACGACGTGGGCGCTGCGGGCGCAGCGGACCGCCCAAGAACGGGAGGCGCACGCCAGAGCGCTCATCGACGCGGCCACCGCGCTGCCGCTGTTCTCCGAGGACCCGGCAGAGGACGCCGGAACACGTGCCCACAGCGACACACGGGACGTGTGGGCCGACCGGCGACCCGAGCACCGGCAGGCAGGCGCCGTTCGAGGCCGGTGAGACCCGCTCGCACGAAAGGTCGGTGAGCACCTCGGTCACTCGACGTTCGGGACCACCCCGCTCGCGTGGGGAAGACGGCCCCAGGTGTTCCTGGCTGTCGCCGTTCCCGCAAGCTCGTCACGAGCCCGGCTCACGGCCTGGTCAGGCTCGGGTCTCCAGTCGTGCGAGCAGCGCGAAGGAGTTCGGCAGCCGCCCCCGCCACGCCGCCGCCTCGACGCCGTCGGGTCGCCAGAACGGCTCGGGGTGCTCCGACAGGTGGAGGATCTCCAGCCCCGCGGAGAGAACGGCCATGACGATCTCGGCCAGGGTGACCTGCCGCTCCACCGCCCCGTTGGCCGGGAACGTGTCGTTGACGTGGTCGCGGTCGAAGTAGCCGCGATCGGGTCGGACGCGGGGCTCGTCCTCATCCCACGTCCAGAGCGGGACCATCGGGTGGGCCTCGTGGACGAACAGGTGCCCCGACGGCTTGAGCAGCCGTGCGACGTCACCCGCCCACGCCGTCAGGTCCGACAGCCAGATCAACGCGCCCTTGCCCGTGTAGACCAGGTCGGCGCACCCGTCGCGCAGGGGAGCCCCGGGCAGTTCGGCGACCACGTACCGGCAGTCCACCCCGAGTTCCCGGGCACGACGCCGCGCGGCCGCCGCCGCGACCTCGCTGAAGTCGACACCCACCACGGACCGCGCCCCCGCGCCCCCGCGCCCACCAGGGCCACGTCGTCCAGGCCGTGCCCGCTCTGCAGGTGCACCACCGCGGGCGACGAGGCCAGCACGGGCCCGAGCAGGTCGAGTTCGAGCGGGACCAGCGAGGACCGGTTCCGCGCCTGCGCCAGCAGGTCGTCGTACTCGCGGACGTGCTTCTCCGAGGCCGACTCCCAGGCACGCCTGTTCCACGACGTCTCGGGGTTCACACCCGCCACCGTGCCCGCGCCCGCACGACCCCGTCCACCGGATATCGCCTACGGGGACCTGGGTGCACGAGCCCTGCCCTGCCGGGAAGGAACGGCGGACGGCCGGGTCGGGGCGTCCTGCGTTTCGTCGAGCGCGATGAGCGTCGCGCTGCGGAAGGTCGCACCACCGAGTTCCGCAGGGACGCCGTCGCGTCGGCCGTTCGTCGGACCGGTCGACATGGCGGCGGCGGTGAACCGGGCGGAGCTGCGGGCACTGCGCAAGCGGGTGGCGGAACCGGGGTTGGAGAAGGGCGTCCTCCGCAAGGCGTCGCATATTCTGCGCAGGAGGTCGCGTCGTTGCCCGACCTCTGCGAATGGCTCGCCGCCGTCCCGGCCAGGACGCGGCGGGCCGAGGCTGACGAGCACCTGGCCGCCGGGATCGTCGAGGTCCACGCCGGTCACCGGGGTGCCTGTGGGCGTCCGCGGATCGTCGCCGCGCTGCGCCGCCGGGGCCGCCGGCTGGTCGGCGGCATCGCTTACCCGCCCACGGGGGAGGGCCGGCTCCACCTGGCCACGGTGATCGACCTGCACGACCGCGAGGTGGTCGGGCACGCGATGGCGGAAGACGTGCGCGCCGAACTGGTCCGCGATGCCTTCGACCTCGCCATCCGGCGCGCTCTGATCAGCGGCGCTGCGATTTCACGCCGATCGCACCCCCAGGGCTGTCCCGCTCCACGCTCGCCGGACCGGACGACCCGCTGTGGACCGACGTCGAGGCCACCGCCCCGGTCGAGGAGCGTGACCACGTGCCGGGCCTGCCCCTACCCACGCCGGGCTTCCTCGTCCGGACCACGGCGGAGGACGGGATCGCCCGGCTGCACAACCACGGCAGCGACCACCTGCGCCCCGGCCACGCGGAGACCGCCGATGGCGACGACCCGCACTACAGCCGGTTCGTCTGCACCACCCGCACCGGTCCCGCACCGGCGGGCGACCCGGCCGACAACCACTTCACCGTGCTGTTCCGCAGCCTGCGCGGCACCTGTCGCCGCATCCACCCGCTCGGCGCGGGGCACGACGACGGCTTTCAGGTGGTGCATGGTCACCCGGCTGGGCCCGGTACCTTGACGACGAGCGCTCCGGGGTCCACCTGTACCTTCAGCGACCTGGTCGTCCCGCAGACCTCTCCGTCGACCTCGAACGGTTTCGTGCGACTGCCGCGCAACTCCAGGCGTCGGAACCGGAACCGCTCCACCGCCGGCCCGTCCACCCGGCGGGAACCGATCAGGCGCCCCGCCGTGACGAGCCAACCCCTGGTGCGCACGTCACGCAGCAACGCCAGGTCCAGGAGCCCATCGGCGGGATCCGCCTCCGGCAGGAGGGAGACCCCGCCCTGCAAGGCACCTATGTTGCCGACGACCGCCCCCAGGACGCGGCGGGTCAGCCAAGGACCGTCGTCCAACCGGACAGCCACCCGACTGGCCCCCGATCTCAGACCCTTGAGGACCGCCGGCACGTACGCAGGCCACCCCAGGAGGCGCTTCATCCTGGGCGAGGTGTCGCGGACCATCTCCGCGTCCAAGCCGATCCCGCCCATGCCGACGAAAGGGCGTCCGTCCAGCAGACCCATGTCGATGCGGCGGTCCGCCCCGTCGAACGCGGACGTGACGGCGTCCTCCACCCCACTGCCGATCCCCAGGTTCCTGGCCACGAGGTTCCCCGTGCCGATCGGCACGATTCCCATCGCCACCCCGGTGTGCGCCAACCCGGCGGCCACCGCGTTCACCGTGCCGTCTCCACCACACGCCAGGACCAGCCGCGGGTGGTCGCGCAGGGCGAGTGCCGTCACCCCCGACCCGGCATCGTCAGGGGTGGTCTCGAACCACCGCGGCTCGCACCAGCCGCGTTCCCGGGCGGTGCGGGACACCAGGTCCCGAAATCCGGAGTGGTCCACCACGGCGACCGGATGAACGACCACCGCCACACCAAGCCTGTCACGCCATGGATCCACCCGAACCGCCTTCACGAGGTCGACACCGGACCGGATGCCCTCCGGCAGGCGAACGTACACGCGAACGTGACACGCAAAGCACTGCGAACCCGGCCAGGCCGATCACATCCCCGCCCGCGTCGCCGACGCGGGTGCGGCTCGGCAGGGTCCACCGCCGTGGACCCGCGGGTCCACGATCGAGCCATGAGCCCCGTGCAGGGTGTGCGAGCACGGTTGCGTCAGCACGGAGCCGAGGCGATCGATCACCCCGGTGGCACCCTCTACGCCCACCTGTCACGCGTCCACGACAGCCTCGGCCGGCTGGGGTTGGGTGCCGACGTGCGGTTGGCCGGTTTGGCGCACGCGGTGTACGGCACGGACGGTTTCGACCTCGCGCTGATCGATCCCGCCGACCGCGCCACGCTGCGGGACCTCATCGGTGAGTCGGCGGAGAGGTTGGTCTACCTCTACGGCGCGTGCGACCGTGGCCTCACCTGGCCGCGGCTGGTCGGCACCGGTGAGGTCCGGAACCGCTTCACGGGCGCGAGCGAGCGCCTGGATTCCCACCGGCTGCGTCTTTTCGTCGACCTGAGCATCGTCAACGAACTGGACGTGGTCGAACAGGACCCGACCGTGGCGGAGAATCACGGCGCTTACTTCCGAACGCTGTTCACCTCCTGGGCCCCGGTCGCCTCTGCCAGGGTCACAGCCGAGGCCGAGCGGGTTCTGGACTTCAGCACCGCGACGGCAGGCTGACGAGGAGCACTCCGCCGATCGGTCCGCCTCGGTGTCAGCCGAGGTGCGTCCCGGAGTCCCACCAGTCGAGCACCCGCGCCCCGAACAGGGTCAGCCACTTCGACGGCTCGCCAGCCGGGACGTCGACCTCGAACCACACCCGCCCGGGGTGCCGGCGGGCCTGGAGCCACGTGCCGTCGGGCTGCCGGGCGGCCCGGACCCGCTCGATCGCGGCGGCCATGCGCGGGTCCGGCGGTGTGCCGTCGAGAAGGGCGGCCCGGCGGAAGTACTCGGCCGCGTTGAGCACGCTGTAGTACCAGCGGAACGGGTAGGCGAAGCGGTCCACCCACGGCGCCACCGGTTCCCCCGTCGACAGGCGGCGGAACAGCCCACGCCGCAGCAGGTACTCCTCGCCCGCACGCCGGGCGGCGTGCGTCGCGTCCGTGCCGCCGGTCGCGGCGTCGTGGGCGAGCAGCCCCGTGAGGGAGTTGAGCGTCGAGTGGAACGACGATCGCCTGGAGCCCTCGACCCACGCGCAGTTCCAGCCGCCGTCGGGCAGTCGGTGCTCGACGAACCAGTCGACGACGCCGGTGACATCGGCGCCGAGCCACAGGCCGTTCCCCACCGTCCAGGCGTTGACGCAGCAGTCGACCTCACCACCCCAGTACGGGAGGCCGTCGTACTCCCAGCGGCAGTGCTCGGCGAGCAGTTCGGCCGTGCGGCGCTCGCGCAGGACCGCTGCGTCCAGACCCCACTCGCGCAGCGAGTTCAGCGACCAGGTCGTCGCAGTCCAGGGCTGCCCCTCGGTCTCCGCCGCACCGAACTCGAAGCCGGCGGGGAAGTACGCGCCGCCGGCCCACCGGCCGTCGGGGTCCTGGAGGGCGAGCAGTCGCGCGCCGAAACCCTCGGTCGCGACCCGGGCCCGGGTCGCCTCCCAGACCTCGGGCGGTTCGCCCGCGAGGTCTCGCTCGACCTGCCAGCGCAGCGCCGGATCGGAGTCGAGGAGCCACGCGAGCACGTCGCCGGTCACCATGGCGCGACCTTAATGGAGCTTCGTCAGGTCGGTTGAGGGTGGCCTGTGGTGGTGTGGCCATCGCCGGCGTGACGCCGGAGGAGATGGCCGAGCGCCTCGGCGGTCGACGACACCGGCTTCCGAGGGCGGACCTCCTCGCCCGA
This region of Saccharothrix longispora genomic DNA includes:
- a CDS encoding class I SAM-dependent methyltransferase, encoding MVGVDFSEVAAAAARRRARELGVDCRYVVAELPGAPLRDGCADLVYTGKGALIWLSDLTAWAGDVARLLKPSGHLFVHEAHPMVPLWTWDEDEPRVRPDRGYFDRDHVNDTFPANGAVERQVTLAEIVMAVLSAGLEILHLSEHPEPFWRPDGVEAAAWRGRLPNSFALLARLETRA
- a CDS encoding squalene cyclase; amino-acid sequence: MVTGDVLAWLLDSDPALRWQVERDLAGEPPEVWEATRARVATEGFGARLLALQDPDGRWAGGAYFPAGFEFGAAETEGQPWTATTWSLNSLREWGLDAAVLRERRTAELLAEHCRWEYDGLPYWGGEVDCCVNAWTVGNGLWLGADVTGVVDWFVEHRLPDGGWNCAWVEGSRRSSFHSTLNSLTGLLAHDAATGGTDATHAARRAGEEYLLRRGLFRRLSTGEPVAPWVDRFAYPFRWYYSVLNAAEYFRRAALLDGTPPDPRMAAAIERVRAARQPDGTWLQARRHPGRVWFEVDVPAGEPSKWLTLFGARVLDWWDSGTHLG
- a CDS encoding diacylglycerol/lipid kinase family protein, which encodes MVVHPVAVVDHSGFRDLVSRTARERGWCEPRWFETTPDDAGSGVTALALRDHPRLVLACGGDGTVNAVAAGLAHTGVAMGIVPIGTGNLVARNLGIGSGVEDAVTSAFDGADRRIDMGLLDGRPFVGMGGIGLDAEMVRDTSPRMKRLLGWPAYVPAVLKGLRSGASRVAVRLDDGPWLTRRVLGAVVGNIGALQGGVSLLPEADPADGLLDLALLRDVRTRGWLVTAGRLIGSRRVDGPAVERFRFRRLELRGSRTKPFEVDGEVCGTTRSLKVQVDPGALVVKVPGPAG
- a CDS encoding DUF6817 domain-containing protein — translated: MSPVQGVRARLRQHGAEAIDHPGGTLYAHLSRVHDSLGRLGLGADVRLAGLAHAVYGTDGFDLALIDPADRATLRDLIGESAERLVYLYGACDRGLTWPRLVGTGEVRNRFTGASERLDSHRLRLFVDLSIVNELDVVEQDPTVAENHGAYFRTLFTSWAPVASARVTAEAERVLDFSTATAG
- a CDS encoding nSTAND1 domain-containing NTPase; translation: MLHWPRLRAWLDDDREDIRLRNRLAEAARTWSASWRDLGALLRGVQLDVAVPWRERGGSFNALEQEFLDAGITADRAARAGQLRRTRQLRRLTAVFAAVTLVLAGTTTWALRAQRTAQEREAHARALIDAATALPLFSEDPAEDAGTRAHSDTRDVWADRRPEHRQAGAVRGR